CGCCAAGCAGAGCCAGCTTGGCTACATGTTGCGCCTTGCGTGACTGCAGCTTTTTACCGATTGCCTTCCACAGGATGTACAGGCCCATCAACAGCAGATAGGCCGAGATGAACGGCTTGAGCATGTCTCCGTCGAATTGGGTGATGACGTAGGCGCCCATCACCGCACCGATCATGCCGGGCAACAGCAGCTTGAGAAACAGGCGGCGGTCGATATTGCCCAGCTTTGCATGGGCGACCCCCGACAGGCCAGTGGTGAATACTTCGGCGATGTGTACGCTGGCACTGGCCGCGGCCGGTGGGACGCCGGTACTGAGCAGAAAGCTCGTTGCGGTAATGCCATAGGCCATTCCCAGGGCGCCGTCGATGACCTGCGCAAAAAAGCCCACGGCGAGCGCGCTCCAGAACGCCGGATCTTCTGCCGCACCGCGCAGCACGTCGCCTGCCGTCAATCCGGCATGGTCGCCAAGGAACAGCCGCCATCCGAGGTATCCCACCAGACCCGCCAGAACGAAGATGATCAGCCACATTGCACCGCGCAGCAGCGGATGGGCGGCCGGCTGGGCTATGCTGTGCTCGACCGGCGGCAGGCCCAGAGCCGAGTGCTCGCGAGCGAGCGGGCCGTCGGCGGTATCGAGATGGCGGATTTTCATGCTTTCACCGAAAAGATGGCATACGAGGCGAGCAGCGTATGTCGCCTGTTATATACCGTCAAAGAATAGATAATTATCTGGTTATAACTTTTAGTGGAATATCATTATCACTGGAACGCTGACCAGCTTGTCATTGATTGCCATCTGCAACCGGGCGCCAGGCAGGAAGGCATTGTCGGCGTGCATGGCTCACGGCTGAAGATCCGGATCGCGGCACCGCCAGTCGATGGCCGGGCCAACGAGCGTCTTTTGCGATTTCTGGCAGAAGCGTTTGGCGTTCCGCTGGGCCAGGTCAGCCTGTTACAGGGTGATCAAAGCCGATACAAGCGGGTTGCTATCAGGCGCCCTTCGCGGTTGCCGGCGGAAATGGGCATAGCGCGCCGCTGAATATTGCGTCGCCCCGCCCCGCTCTTTAGACTGGCGCCTCGATCGTTGGCCGCCAATACTGCCTGGTCCTGCCGGCCAACCCTTATAGGAACAGGTTCACGATGTCCCGATTTCCCGCTGATTCCGTCGGCCTGGTCACCCCGCAGTACCAGTCCTTCGCCGAGCCGTTGCGCCTGGCGTGTGGCAGGGACCTGGCCGGGTATGATCTGGTCTACGAAACCTATGGCGAGCTCAATGCCAGCCGCAGCAATGCCGTTTTGATCTGCCATGCCCTGTCCGGCCATCATCACGCCGCCGGTTACCACGATGAGGACGAGCGCAAGCCGGGCTGGTGGGACGCCTGCATCGGTCCGGGCAAGGCCCTGGATACCAACCGATTCTTCGTCGTGTCACTCAACAATCTGGGCGGCTGTCACGGCTCGACCGGCCCGTGCAGTACCAATCCGGAGACGGGCAAGAGTTACGGCGCCAGCTTCCCCATTCTGACCGTGGAAGACTGGGTCAACAGTCAGGCCCGGCTGGCCGACATGCTTGGCATCCGGGCCTGGGCTGCGGTGGTAGGCGGCAGTCTGGGCGGTATGCAGGCCCTGCAGTGGACCATCAGCTACCCCGAGCGGGTACGGCATTGCGTCGCCATTGCCACCGCTCCCAAGCTGTCGGCGCAGAATATCGCCTTCAATGAAGTGGCCCGGCAGGCGATCATCACCGATCCGGACTTTCATAACGGCGACTACGCTGCGTTCGGTGTGATACCCAAGCGCGGGCTGATGCTCGCCCGCATGGTCGGGCACATCACCTACCTGTCCGATGATTCCATGGGCGAGAAATTCGGCCGCGAACTGCGCACTGACCGGCTCAACTATGACTTCACCAGCGTCGAATTCCAGGTCGAGAGCTATCTGCGCTATCAGGGCCAGGAGTTTTCCGGACGCTTCGACGCCAACACCTATCTGTTGATGACCAAGGCGCTGGACTATTTCGATCCAGCCGAGGCACATGGTGGCAATCTCGCGCTCACGCTCGAACCGGTACAGGCGCGCTTTCTGGTGATTTCCTTCACTACCGACTGGCGGTTTTCTCCGGCCCGCTCGCGCGAGCTGGTCAATGGTCTGCTGGCGGCGCGCAAGGCAGTGAGCTACGTCGAGATCGACGCCGCCCAGGGGCATGACGCGTTTCTGCTGCCGATCCCCCGCTACGTCGAGGCACTCAGTCGGTACATGAATCAGATCGAGGTGGATCAATGAGCCTGCGCGCCGATCTGCAGATCATCCAGCAATGGATCAAGCCCGGGAGCCGCGTCCTTGACCTTGGCTGCGGCGTGGGTGAGCTGCTGCGCTTCCTGCGCGACCACAGGTCAGTACAGGGATACGGTCTGGAAATCGATCCGGACAAGATCAATCGCTGCATCGAAGCAGGCCTGAGCGTCATCGAGCAGAATCTCGATCACAGTCTCGACAACTTCGCCGACGGCAGTTTCGATACGGTAGTCATGACCCAGTCGCTGCAGGCGTTGCACTACCCGGACCGCGTCATCGAGGACATGCTGCGTATCGGGCACGAGGCGATCATTACATTTCCCAACTTCGCTCACTGGCGGTGCCGGTTCTATCTCGGAACCAAGGGGCGGATGCCGGTATCGGAGTTCATGCCCTACACTTGGTACAACACACCGAACATTCATTTCTGTACATTTCAGGACTTCGAAGACCTGTGCCGCAGCCGTAACATTCAGATTCTCGACCGTTTGGTGGTCGACCAGACTCACCGCAGCAGCCGGATCACAACCCTGTGGCCGAACCTGCTGGGTGAGGTGGCGATCTACCGAGTTACCCGCTAAAGAGGAAGTGTCATGTTACGCAAGATGATCGGCTGTCTACTGCTGCTTGCCTCCGCCACGGTGCTGGGCCAGGCACAATCGAACCCGCAGCGTTTCGGCGACCTGCTGGTGCATTACAATCTGCTCAACAGCAGCTATCTGGAACCTGAGATCGCGGCCAACGCCGGGCTCTCCCGGGGACCCACCCACGGGGTGATCACTCTGCTGGTCCAGCGGGACACCAGGGAGGGCAAGATTCCGGTGGACGCCCGCGTCAGCGGAACCGTGAGCAACCTGCTGCAACAAAGCGCTCCGATCGAGTTCATACGTATCCAGGAAGATGAAGCGATCTATTTCGTGGCCAACTACACCGCCGCACAACGCGGTGTGCTGCGCTTCGAAGTGAACGTGCAGGCCGAGAAAGGCGCCCCGGTTCATACCTTGCGCTTTCAACAGGAATTTCATCCCGATGAGTGACCCTGTACTGCCCTTCGACAAACTCGTGCTTGCCAGTGGCAACACCGGCAAGCTCGCCGAACTGCAGGCCATGCTCGGCAACGCGGTCGAGGTTCTGCCGCAGAGCCGGTTCGTCCAGGAGGAGGCCGAGGAAACCGGACTTACCTTCGTGGAAAACGCCCTGATCAAGGCCCGTCATGCGGCGCGTGCCTCGGGGCTACCGGCTCTGGCAGACGATTCCGGTCTGGCAGTCGATGCACTTGGCGGCGCGCCGGGGATCTATTCCGCCCGCTATGCCTTCGGCGGTGACGCGGCCAACAACGTCAAGCTGATGGACGAGCTCCGCGGGCTGCCGGACGATCAGCGCGGCGCTCGATTCATCTGTGTGCTGGCGCTACTGCACCATGCCGACGATCCGACACCGATCATCTGCGAAGGCGTCTGGGAAGGCCGCATCCTGAGCGAGCCACGCGGCACCAACGGCTTCGGTTACGACCCGCTGTTCTGGGTGCCTGAGGCCGGTCGCGCCAGCGCGGAACTGACCGCCGCCGAGAAGAACGGCATGAGCCACCGCGCCCGGGCGATGCAGCGGCTGCGCGAGCGGCTGGGATTGGCATGAGCACAGGCTGGAGGCTGGAGGCTGGAGGCTGGAAGGCGAGTCTGCCGCCCTTCCCGCTGTCGTCAGGGGGCTGCACATGAAAGGCCTTGAAGTGTCATGACGGTCTCCACGCGTTCTCCGGGCTCGGCAGAGGTGCATAACTCCCGCGCCCTTCAGCCTTCAGCCTCCAGCCTTCAGCCAGCGGTGTCGCCGCCGCTGGCGGCATACGTCCACATACCCTGGTGCGTGAAGAAATGCCCGTATTGCGACTTCAACTCGCATACATCGGCCACCGGCCTGCCTGAAACCGAGTATGTCGATGCGCTCATTGCAGACCTTGATCAGCAGCTGATCGGCGGCGAGTCCCGGCCGCTTGCTTCGATCTTCTTCGGCGGCGGCACGCCGAGCCTGTTCTCCGCCGCCAGCCTGGGCAGAATCCTCCACGCACTGGAGGATCGCCTGTCCTTCGCTGCGGATATCGAAATCACCCTCGAAGCGAACCCCGGCACCTTCGAGCAGGAAAAATTTGCCGGCTACCGAGCGGCCGGCATCAATCGCCTGTCAATCGGCATCCAGAGCTTCAACGCCGGGCATCTCAAAGCGCTCGGCCGCATCCATGATGACGCCGAAGCCCTGCGCGCGGTGGACATGGCGAGGCGTGCGGGTTTCGACAACCTCAACCTCGATCTCATGCATGGGCTACCCGGT
Above is a window of Halopseudomonas nanhaiensis DNA encoding:
- the metW gene encoding methionine biosynthesis protein MetW codes for the protein MRADLQIIQQWIKPGSRVLDLGCGVGELLRFLRDHRSVQGYGLEIDPDKINRCIEAGLSVIEQNLDHSLDNFADGSFDTVVMTQSLQALHYPDRVIEDMLRIGHEAIITFPNFAHWRCRFYLGTKGRMPVSEFMPYTWYNTPNIHFCTFQDFEDLCRSRNIQILDRLVVDQTHRSSRITTLWPNLLGEVAIYRVTR
- the rdgB gene encoding RdgB/HAM1 family non-canonical purine NTP pyrophosphatase, whose protein sequence is MSDPVLPFDKLVLASGNTGKLAELQAMLGNAVEVLPQSRFVQEEAEETGLTFVENALIKARHAARASGLPALADDSGLAVDALGGAPGIYSARYAFGGDAANNVKLMDELRGLPDDQRGARFICVLALLHHADDPTPIICEGVWEGRILSEPRGTNGFGYDPLFWVPEAGRASAELTAAEKNGMSHRARAMQRLRERLGLA
- a CDS encoding DUF167 family protein; this translates as MEYHYHWNADQLVIDCHLQPGARQEGIVGVHGSRLKIRIAAPPVDGRANERLLRFLAEAFGVPLGQVSLLQGDQSRYKRVAIRRPSRLPAEMGIARR
- a CDS encoding sulfite exporter TauE/SafE family protein, whose amino-acid sequence is MKIRHLDTADGPLAREHSALGLPPVEHSIAQPAAHPLLRGAMWLIIFVLAGLVGYLGWRLFLGDHAGLTAGDVLRGAAEDPAFWSALAVGFFAQVIDGALGMAYGITATSFLLSTGVPPAAASASVHIAEVFTTGLSGVAHAKLGNIDRRLFLKLLLPGMIGAVMGAYVITQFDGDMLKPFISAYLLLMGLYILWKAIGKKLQSRKAQHVAKLALLGGFVDSAGGGGWGPVVTSTLLGSGSDPRTTIGSVNFAEFFLTLITAASFILLAGQPDTWLLVSGLVLGGLFAAPFAALLCRVLPARALLFVVGVLITAISAWNLLQTLG
- a CDS encoding DUF4426 domain-containing protein; this translates as MLRKMIGCLLLLASATVLGQAQSNPQRFGDLLVHYNLLNSSYLEPEIAANAGLSRGPTHGVITLLVQRDTREGKIPVDARVSGTVSNLLQQSAPIEFIRIQEDEAIYFVANYTAAQRGVLRFEVNVQAEKGAPVHTLRFQQEFHPDE
- the metX gene encoding homoserine O-succinyltransferase MetX — translated: MSRFPADSVGLVTPQYQSFAEPLRLACGRDLAGYDLVYETYGELNASRSNAVLICHALSGHHHAAGYHDEDERKPGWWDACIGPGKALDTNRFFVVSLNNLGGCHGSTGPCSTNPETGKSYGASFPILTVEDWVNSQARLADMLGIRAWAAVVGGSLGGMQALQWTISYPERVRHCVAIATAPKLSAQNIAFNEVARQAIITDPDFHNGDYAAFGVIPKRGLMLARMVGHITYLSDDSMGEKFGRELRTDRLNYDFTSVEFQVESYLRYQGQEFSGRFDANTYLLMTKALDYFDPAEAHGGNLALTLEPVQARFLVISFTTDWRFSPARSRELVNGLLAARKAVSYVEIDAAQGHDAFLLPIPRYVEALSRYMNQIEVDQ